The following are encoded together in the Tripterygium wilfordii isolate XIE 37 chromosome 3, ASM1340144v1, whole genome shotgun sequence genome:
- the LOC119995146 gene encoding probable peroxygenase 4 — protein MDSTPDNPQNEKGIENRPSDENVLQKHVAFFDRNHDGLIYPWETFEGFRAIGCGVGLSTAASIFINLALSHKTRPGKFPSPLFPIEVKNIQRGKHGSDTGVYDSEGRFVPLKFEEIFRKHAHTHPGALTSDELMELLKSNREPKDYPGWVGAWTEWKILYFLCKDNKGLLHKNTVRAVYDGSLFQHMEEETKSKKNKA, from the exons ATGGATTCTACACCCGATAATCCCCAAAATG AGAAGGGTATTGAAAATAGACCTTCTGATGAGAATGTCTTGCAAAAGCACGTTGCTTTCTTTGATCGGAATCACGATGGCTTGATTTATCCGTGGGAGACCTTTGAAG GATTTCGCGCAATAGGATGTGGTGTTGGGTTGTCCACTGCGGCTTCCATTTTCATCAACCTCGCACTCAGCCACAAGACTCGCCCT GGAAAGTTTCCTTCTCCACTATTCCCAATCGAGGTTAAGAATATTCAAAGAGGCAAACATGGGAGTGATACCGGTGTCTACGACTCAGAAGGGAG GTTTGTTCCATTGAAATTCGAAGAGATATTTAGGAAGCATGCGCATACACACCCGGGCGCTTTGACCTCCGATGAATTAATGGAACTGTTGAAATCTAACAGAGAACCAAAAGACTACCCGGGATG GGTTGGTGCTTGGACTGAATGGAAAATCCTGTATTTCCTTTGTAAGGACAATAAGGGTTTGCTTCACAAGAACACAGTCAGGGCTGTTTATGATGGAAGTCTCTTTCAGCATATGGAGGAGGAAactaaatccaaaaaaaataaagcataa